TATGCAGCAAGGTGAAGTGCTGAGCTTACAAAAGCTTGATCCAAGCCAGCATTTTACCAAGCCACCGGCGCGTTACTCAGAGGCCAGTTTGGTGCGAGAGTTAGAAAAGCGTGGCATTGGTCGTCCCTCGACCTATGCCGCGATTATTTCAACCATTCAGGATCGTGGCTATGTCACCGTGCAAAACCGCCGTTTTTATGCGGAAAAAATGGGTGATATCGTCACTGAGCGCCTTGGGGAAAGCTTTGCCAACTTAATGGACTATGGTTTTACCGCGCAAATGGAAGAGCAGCTCGATGACGTAGCTCAAGGTCAGTTGCAGTGGAAACGCCTGCTGGATGATTTCTATGGCGACTTTAAGCAAAAGCTTGAGCTGGCCGATAGTAAAGAAGGCGGCATGCGAGAAAATACCCCGACCTTAACTGATATACCATGTAAGGCCTGTGGTCGACCGATGGTGATTCGAACCGCCTCAACGGGTGTATTCTTAGGTTGCTCAGGTTACGCCCTGCCGCCTAAAGAGCGCTGCAAAGAAACCATGAACTTGGTTCCGGGTAATGAAATTGCGGCCGATGATGAAGGCGAGTCTGAATCGTTGCTTTTGCGCCATAAGCGTCGTTGTCAAATTTGTGATACGGCGATGGATGCTTACTTAGTCGATGAAACCCGTAAGCTGCATGTGTGTGGTAATAATCCAGACTGCGAAGGATATGCGGTTGAGCAGGGACAATTCCGGATTAAGGGCTACGAAGGCCCAAGCCTAGAGTGCGATAAGTGCGGCAGTGAAATGCAGCTGAAAACTGGGCGTTTCGGTAAGTTTTTTGGTTGTACTAATAGCGAGTGTAAAAACACCCGTAAACTGCTGCGTAATGGTGAAGCAGCGCCACCGAAGATGGATCCGGTGCCTATGCCTGAACTTAAATGTGAGAAGGTAGATGACACCTACGTCCTGCGTGATGGCGCTTCGGGATTATTTTTAGCTGCCAGTCAGTTTCCAAAAAAACGTGAAACCCGCGCGCCTTTAGTGAAAGAAATTATCCCGCATAAGGATGAAATTGATCCAAAACACCACTATCTAATGAGTGCGCCAACTGAGGATCCAGACGGTTTACCGACCATTATCCGCTATAGCCGCAAAAACAAAGAGCAATACGTACAGTCTGAAGTGGAGGGTAAAGCTACGGGCTGGCGTGCTTTTTATGATGGAAAACAATGGCAGGCCGAAGATAAGCGTAAAAAGTAAACGGCTGCTAAGTGCTAACTGCCTGCAGTGGTTTAACCACCGCGGGCAGTTTTGTTTTATTAAAATAATTTTTTAAGAGTTTAACCTTAATTATGTCGTCATCGTTTTTAGAAATTGTTGAATTATCCGACGGTCGCATTGTGTTGCGCCGCTCTGAAGAAGAACAGCCTTTAGTGACCTTAACCTTTTCCCCAGAAGTTAAGTCGTTTCTGCAAGAGCGTTATATTGATGTAGCCAAAGCCATGTTCCATACCGGTTTACAAAAAGCGGGGGGCTTAGAGGAAAACGAAGTCTGGTTGGACGATGAGGATGAAGATGCCTCCAGTACCATTCACTGACTGTCAGTGATTAATTTTAGCTGTTGCCTGTTAGGTATTGCATAAATGCATCGGCATAACTCTGCGCTGATTGGTGCCAGCCGCGTGCATCTGCCTGCAGGTAATTGGCCTACGGTGTATGCTTTTTTATGTGAGCATTTTGCCCAAGTATCAGCGGAACAATGGCAACAGCGTTTTAGCCGGGGGCGGGTGTTAGATCAAGACGCTCACCCCTTAGCGCTCGATACACCTTATCAGCAAGGGCAGCGGGTGTATTATTTTCGCGAAGTAGCGAAAGAAACGCCGGTGCCGTTTCAGGCAGATATTTTGTTTCAGAATGACGATTTATTGGTGGTGGATAAACCTCACTTTTTACCGGTGAGTCCGGTGGGCGTGTACGTTGAAGAAACCCTGCAGCGACGGCTAATGAGACAGTTAAATAATCCGCAGCTCACTCCGATTCATCGTCTAGATCGTTTAACCGCAGGTTTAATTTTATTTTCGACTAATTCCGTCACGCGAGATGCCTATCAGCGCTTATTTCGTGAGCAGCAAGTGAAAAAGCGTTATGAAGCCTTGGCTGCACCATTGCCTGAGCTTAGTTTTCCACGTGTGCATTGCTCTCGTTTAGTTAAGGGCGAGCCGTTCTTTTGCATGCAAGAGATTGCAGGTGAAGCGAACAGTGAAACGCGCATTGAAGTGGCAGAAAAACAAGCGGATTATTGGCGTTATGCGCTGTATCCGGTTTCAGGTAAAAAGCATCAATTACGAGTGCATTTGGCCAGTTTAGGCGCGCCCATTATTAATGATGATTTTTATCCTCAGGTGTTACCTGAGCAAGTGGATAATTTCAGCGCGCCCTTACAGCTATTAGCCACCGACTTGTGGTTCACAGATCCAGTGACGCAGCAGCCCTTACATTTTAAAACACAGCGTCATTTAGCGCCGTTGGTTAATCTTGCTAACTAAAAACGCTCAGGCGCCATAAGCGACTGAGCATTTTTATGGAAGTTAGGATTACATTTCCCAAACTAAATTAACTGCAGCGTAACGTCCTGGTTGACTAAAGCGTGCACTATTAATATCACCGGTTTGTTGGCTTAGGCCACGCATATCAGCCCAGTGCCAATAGCGTTTATTGGTCAGGTTGTATAAGCCGGCATTGATTTGCAATTGCTCGCTCATTTGCCACCAACCATTTAAGTCTAGTACCCCGTAACCAGCAGTCTTAAACTGAGAAGGTAGTTGTTCGGTATTCACGCGATTTTTTGCAGCGACTAAGGTCCAGTTAAGATCCCCACCAAAGGTGCCATTGGGTTGCTCATAGCCTAAGCCAAATACAGCTTTCAGTGGATCAACACTGTTAAGCGGTTGACCTGATTTTTTATCTTTACCGCGAGCATAGGCAAGGCTTGAGCGTGCTAGCCAACCTTCGCTAAAGCCGACCTCGTCTAAGAACAGTTCACCTTTGAGCTCGGCACCGTAAATAGTGACGCGATCTTGGTTGATGTATTGAAACTCGCCAAAGGGATAGCCGGGTTTATTAGAGGGGCGGCTGACTTGCTCAATAAAGTCATCGTAACGGTTATAAAACACAGCTAAGTCTAGATTACCGAGAGCGTAGTTAGCGCGTAATCCCAACTCAAAACTGTCACTGGTTTCGGCTTTTAGGCGGGTGTTGGCCAAGGTGCGGTACATGCCTGGATTTTCAAACTCACCGAAGATTTGTACAGCTTGAGGTGCACGATAGCCTGCGGCGTATTGTCCGTAGAGACTGTGTTGTGGGTTGAGTTGATAGGTTACTCCCAGCTTCGGTGACAGCATTGAGTCGGTAAAGGTGCTGGGGTTGGCATCTTGTGCTTGGCTATTTAGATAACGCTTGGTGGCATGGGGCTGCATTTTGTAATAGTCATAACGCAGGCCAGGTAAGAACGTCCACTGACCCCACTGGATTCGATCTTGGGCAAATAAGGCGTATTCACTAGTGGTGGGGTCTGGAAAGTCACTAACCGGAAGCATTGGCTTACTAATACCCGTGCTGAGCAGGGTTTCTTGTCCCAGCCGTGCATCGCGGTTTTTATTGCGCTTGATTTCTAAACCATAGCTGAGCTGGTGCGCAGTGGCGCCCCAAGCGAATTCTGTTTGCGCCAAACTGTTTAGTACCCAGAGTTTTTCTTGGTATTTAGAATCACGACTACGGAAAGAGGCCGCACCCCGTGAAACGCGATCTTCATAGGTTTTTTGCCGGGTATCACTGGTTTGTTGGCTAAGCTGCGTGGTTAAGCGATCCAACCATGGTTGGTCTAACTGCCATTCATGTTGCAGGCTAAAGCGTTCACGCTCGGTGGTATCTTTAGCTTGCTGAGTACGAGTGGTTGCAGTGAGACTGTAGTTAGTTAAGACATTGGTGTCCGTATCTTGCGCAAAGCGATCATAGGTGAATTGTAAACGGTGCTGCTCATTAAGCTGCCAGCCGAGCTTAGCCAGTAAATTATCGCGGGTGTATTCTTGCGGATTGCTTTTTCCTCGGGCGTTACCGATGCCGCCAGTTTTACTGTGGCTATCGGTGGCTTGTCCACTGCGTCGCCCAATATGCACTAGGGCATCAAGGTCACCGCTTTGTCCCGCCAGAGTAGCACTGCGTAACCAGCTATCATCGGAGCCGTCATAGCCCGTTTTTAAACGGAAAAAATGGTTTTTGCCATCGGCTAAATAATCCTGTGCGTCTTTACTGACAAAGCTGACCGCACCACCTAAGGCATCACTGCCGTATAAAGAACTGGCTGGCCCGCGAATAATTTCTACTTGCTTGATGGTGTCTAAATCGATGTAGTCGCGCTGGGCACTTAAGAAACCACCAAAAGAAAAACTATCCGCCACACTGACGCCATCCATTTGGGTGAGTACCCGATTGCCGCCCATGCCACGAATGTTAATGCCTGATAAACCAAAGCGACTATTGGTACCGCCAACCGATAACCCGGGTTCATAGCGAATTAAATCTTGAATGTTTTTGATGTTCTGCTGATCAATTTCTTGCTCAGTGTGCACCGACACCACGCTGGGCACCTCGCTGATTTTTTGCTCAGAACGAGTGGCAGAGACAGTAACGGCATTTAAGCGAGTCGCATTTTTAGGCGATTCAGCTTGCACCAGTGAAGGATTTAGACACAGAGCAATCCATAACGGCTGTAAAGCAAAGGCAGAGGATAAACGCATGGACAACAAACTCCTGAAGGGAAGTTAGACGTAAGGCAGATAGTTATTTTGCCCATACACGATAAACGCTATTGATTATCAAATGCAAATGGTTCTTAATAGTGTTTGTTTTTAGGGAGTCTGTGTTTAACGATGTTCAAAGTGTTGGCTTATATTTTATTGTCTTGCGCTGTGCATGCTTGGTTATGGCTGAGCCTGTCGTTGCCTGCTGTGTCAGCTTCTGCAACACAGGCAAGAGTGGCACCCATCGCTTTGCACGTACCCAGCATGCAAGCAGCGCTGACCGTGCAAGAAAGCCAGGCACCAGCAAAACCTGTTAGCCCAGCATCACCTGCAACCGCTAAGGTGCAGTCTAAGCCTGTTGTGAAGCCGGCACCTGCTGCGCCAAAAGCCGCTGAGCCTAAATTAAAGACGGCCGAGCGCCAAGAAAGGGTAAATCATGCAGCAGCCCCACGTTCAGTCGCCCAGAGCACGCAGCCGATAACCACTCATCGGGCGGGTCGAGCGCCCACGGCTGCAGCACTGAATAGCGTCTCGGCTAAAACAAGCACGCCGGCCAAGCCAATTGAAGTGCTGAGTCAGCAACCAAGATTTAAGCATCAGCCTAAACCGCCGGTCTATCCGGCCTCCGCCAAGCGTAAAAACCAGCAAGGGCAAGTCTTGGTTGAGGTGCGTTTAACTGCCCAAGGGCAACAGCAAGAATTACGGATTATCCAGTCCTCAGGCGTCAGTAGCTTAGATCAGGCGGCACTGAATGCTGTACGGGGTTGGCAGTTTTTACCTGAACTGCGTCAGGGCTTGCCAGTGGCCAGTCGAGTGCAGGTTCCGGTTAATTTCACTTTAAATCATCGGCGTTAAGCCTAGGAGTCACTATGAGCCTTATGCAAACAACACTCGCTACTGTTGCAGCCGAGGAGCAAATGCAAAATTTAACAGGGCCAGAGCTGTATCAAGCTTGGCAACAGCTTAAGCAAACTCATCCAAGATTACGGGCCCGTGATGTGGCCGAGACGCTTGGCGTGACGGAAGCCGAGTTAGTTGCCAGTCGCCTAGGGGTAGATACGGTACGTTTACGGCCACAATGGAAAACCTTGCTGCCCGCCTTAGCTGGTCTTGGCAAAATTATGGCGCTGACTCGCAATCAAGATTGTGTGCACGAGCGTAAAGGCGTGTACCGTGAAACCAGCATTATGCCCAATGAGAAAATGGGTTTAGTGGTGTCCGCAGATATTGATTTGCGTTTATTTCTTAGTGGCTGGAGTTCAGTCTTTGCGATTGCCGAAGCCACCGCGCAGGGCGTACAGCGCAGCATCCAGTTCTTTGATCATCAAGGCGTGGCAGTGCACAAAGTATTCTTAACTGAGGACAGCGATGTCGTAGCCTTGGAGCGTTTAATCCATGATTTTACTGCGGCAGAGCAAACCGCTGAACTACAGCTTAAGCCTAAGCCGCCAGCAGTGGTTGAGTTGCCCGATACACAAATTGATCAAGACCGCTTGCAGCAAAAATGGTCGGAGCTAAAAGATACCCATCACTTTTATGCGCTACTGCAAAAACATCAGGTCACGCGTACTCAAGCATTACGTTTAGCCGGTTCGCAGTGGGCTGAAGAGTTACCGGTAGAGGCTATTGCACAAGTATTTGAGCGCGCAGCAGAGCAACAAGTACCCATTATGGTCTTTGTCAGTAACCGTCATTGTGTACAAATTCATAGTGGCCCTGTGAGTAATCTGCGTTGGGTGGGTGACTGGTTTAATGTACTGGATCCTGAATTTAACTTGCACCTTAAAGTCAATGCGATCAAACAGTTATGGCGCGTTCGCAAACCTAGTACTGATGGCTTAATCACCAGTTGGGAAGCCTTTGATAGCGCGGGTAACTTAATTGTGCAGTTATTTGGTGCGCGTAAACCAGGTATTCCAGAGCTGGCAAGCTGGCGCGCAATCGCGGAGCAAACGCCCGCGCTGGAGGCGTAGGATGCCGGCTTGGTTTGGTAGCATGGGGCCGCTGGGTTGGCCTTTAGCGCTGTGTTCAGTGTTGGCCTTGGCCTTGGTGCTGGAACGCTTGAGTGTGTTCCTGCGCCTGGTGCCACTGAGTCAAAAAAAGCTGCTGCGCACGGTGGCGGCCTGTCAGGCCTGCTATGCAGAAAACTCAGCAGAAAAAAATGTCCGTAACACAGCCAACATCACCCAAGACTCACCCTGTTCAAAGCGCAGTAGCACCTTAGCTGGCTGGCGCTATGGCGTGGCGTTATTACAGCAGCATCGCCAGTTAATGGCAGAGCAACGAGAAGAAGTGCTTACCTGCTGGCTGCAAGAAGAACGCGGACGTTTAATTAAAAACCTGCGTATTTTGCAGATGATTGGCATGCTCGCTCCAATGCTGGGTTTGTTGGGCACGGTACTGGGCATGGTGACCATGTTTGCCGGTATCGCTGAGCAAAATACCGCCGTAACACCAGCTGTATTAGCTGATGGGTTGTGGCAAGCATTATATACCACCGTGTGGGGCATGCTCATCGCGATTCCAGCATTAGCTGCAGGGCAAGGCTTTAGTTTATGGGCCGAGCGCTATTTAGAGCGAGTACAAGTACTGCTCAATCGCTGTCAGCTAGCGCTTAGTGGCTTAGCCATTGAATTACCGGGTAAGACCACCGCTGAGTTTGATCCGGGCTTGAACTGGAGTGGGGCATGATTCGTTTACCGCCCAGCATATCGCCAAACAATACGTTACTTCTAGATCTCACCCCGTTGTTAGATGTGATCTTTATCGTCTTGGTGTTTTTCTTATTAACGGCCAATCAGCCACTACTTGAAATGCCGGTTGATTTGCCCGCCACCGAAGAAAGTTTAGCACCAGCAACGGCTGAACAGAGACGGGAGGTGATTATTCTCGATCAGACTGGGCAATGGTATTACCGCAACCGTTTACAGACTGACTTTGCCGGCCTAAAGCAGCAACTGATTGGCGATGCACCGCAGCATCTGGATCTGGCGCTGCATAAACAAGCCCCGTTGGCGGATTTTTTACAGCTGATGGCACTGCTTAACCAATTGCAGATTACTGATACGCAAATCCTGATGGAGACCAAAATACCATGAAGCGCTTTACATGTTTGCTGGCAGGCATTGGCAGCCTATTAGCGATACCCGCTGCCTTAGCCGATGATTCAGTGAGCCGTATTATTAGTGCCGGTGGATCATTGTCGGAGTGGGTGGTAGAGCTAGGAGCTGAAAACCGGTTAGTTGGAGTGGATACCACCAGTAGTCATCCTAAACAGCTAACCCAGTTACCCAGTGTGGGCTATCAACGGCAGCTGGCTGCTGAGGGGGTATTGGCACTTAAACCGCAGCTGGTTTTGGGAACCGAAGAAATGGGGCCACCGCCGGTACTTGAGCAACTTGCAGCGGCTGGGGTCAAGGTGCAAATTTTGCCCAGTGATGCTGATCTCTCCGTATTAAATGCCAACCTGCTGCGCTTAGGTGAACTGTTGCAAGCTAAAGATGCAGCAGATCAAGCCTGGCAACAGTTTGAGCAGCAATTAACACAAGCCACACCTAAAGCAACAGTGAACAAACCCAAGATGCTGATGTTGTTTGGCGCACAACATGGTAGCCCATTAGTAGCAGGTAAAAACACCGTGGCCCATTGGCTAATTGAGCAAGTAGGGGCAGAAAATCTGGCTCAACATAGGGGTTATAAAGCGTTATCCAACGAGGCTTTGCTGGGGCTAAATCCTGAAGTATTAGTGATAGCCGATCGCTCGGCGGAGCAACAGCATGCATTAACCACGATGCTGAGTAGTTTACCGAGTTTGGCCAAAACTCAAGCAGTTCAACACCAGCAGGTAATCAGTATGGACCCAACCTTACTCGTTGGTGGACTGGGGCCGCGTTTACCGGCTGAAGTCGCGCGCTGGTCACAGATTATTTATCCTGCGCTCAGCCAGCAAAATAGTCAGTAAGTTAATTCCCTCCACTCGCACTAGGCGTAAGGTTGAGTTGCACTATGGATAAACAAGCATGATTCGTGATCGAGGAATCTTCATTGGCTTAACTGGGTTATTGCTGATCGTGTTTTTGCTATCACTGGCTTTAGGTCCGGTGAGTTTGGCCTTTGAGCATGTATTAAAAAGTCTTGGTTACTTGCTAGGTATTTATGCTGAAGCCGATGCAGCGCAGCAGCAAGCCAACTTAATTATTGGCCAAATTCGTTTGCCACGTACGTTATTAGGGCTGGCGGTGGGTGCGGTGCTCGCTTTATCGGGGGTGGCAATGCAGGGTTTATTTCGTAATCCTTTAGCCGATCCGGGTTTGATTGGCGTATCCAGTGGCGCGGCCTTAGGTGCGGCGGTAGCAATTGTTGGCACCACCTTAGTTTCGGTAGATATTCCACTGTTATGGCAGCCTTATGTGTTATCCATTTGTGCTCTCACTGGTGGATTGGTGATCACCGCGATGGTGTATCGGTTGGGGCGGCGTGATGGACAAACCCATGTGGCCACCATGTTATTAGCCGGAATTGCGTTGGCTGCTTTGGCGGGTGCATTGATTGGCTTATTCACTTATTTAGCCGATGACGCCACCTTACGTAGTTTAACTTTCTGGAATTTAGGCAGCTTAAATGGAGCGAGTTACGTCAGATTATGGCCGCTGCTCATCATTACAATAGGTGTGGCGTTATGGTTACCACGCCGTGCCAAAGCATTAAATGCCTTACTGTTAGGCGAGTCTGAAGCCAGACACCTAGGGATTAATACTGAACAGCTTAAACGTGAGCTGGTCTTTATCACCGCGCTGGGGGTAGGGGCTGCGGTGGCAGCAGCTGGCATGATTGGCTTTATTGGTTTAGTGGTGCCGCATTTATTGCGCTTAATTGTCGGGCCTGATCATCGCCTATTATTGCCAGCCAGTGCCTTAGCTGGGGCAAGTTTATTATTGCTGGCCGATTTAATTGCGCGTTTGGCTTTAGCGCCCGCTGAGTTACCAATTGGCATAGTGACGGCCTTAATTGGTGCACCCTTCTTTTTATATCTATTACTGCGGAGTCGAATCTGATGCTAAGTGCCAAGCAGCTAGAGGTGAAGCGCGGTAGCAAGACTATTTTGCACGATATTAATCTGAGCTTAGTTTCAGGGCAGATAACAGGTGTACTGGGTTCTAACGGCGCAGGCAAAAGCACTTTGTTAGCCGCCTTGTGTGGTGAGTTAACACCCACTCAGGGCGAAGTGATGTTTGCAGCTAGCCCATTAGCCGACTGGGATAATCAACAACGGGCGCAGCATTTGGCCGTATTACCGCAAACCTCAACGCTTAATTTTGGCTTTACGGTGCAGCAAGTAGTGGCT
The sequence above is a segment of the Thiopseudomonas alkaliphila genome. Coding sequences within it:
- a CDS encoding ExbD/TolR family protein, with protein sequence MIRLPPSISPNNTLLLDLTPLLDVIFIVLVFFLLTANQPLLEMPVDLPATEESLAPATAEQRREVIILDQTGQWYYRNRLQTDFAGLKQQLIGDAPQHLDLALHKQAPLADFLQLMALLNQLQITDTQILMETKIP
- a CDS encoding MotA/TolQ/ExbB proton channel family protein, translated to MPAWFGSMGPLGWPLALCSVLALALVLERLSVFLRLVPLSQKKLLRTVAACQACYAENSAEKNVRNTANITQDSPCSKRSSTLAGWRYGVALLQQHRQLMAEQREEVLTCWLQEERGRLIKNLRILQMIGMLAPMLGLLGTVLGMVTMFAGIAEQNTAVTPAVLADGLWQALYTTVWGMLIAIPALAAGQGFSLWAERYLERVQVLLNRCQLALSGLAIELPGKTTAEFDPGLNWSGA
- a CDS encoding pseudouridine synthase, producing the protein MHRHNSALIGASRVHLPAGNWPTVYAFLCEHFAQVSAEQWQQRFSRGRVLDQDAHPLALDTPYQQGQRVYYFREVAKETPVPFQADILFQNDDLLVVDKPHFLPVSPVGVYVEETLQRRLMRQLNNPQLTPIHRLDRLTAGLILFSTNSVTRDAYQRLFREQQVKKRYEALAAPLPELSFPRVHCSRLVKGEPFFCMQEIAGEANSETRIEVAEKQADYWRYALYPVSGKKHQLRVHLASLGAPIINDDFYPQVLPEQVDNFSAPLQLLATDLWFTDPVTQQPLHFKTQRHLAPLVNLAN
- a CDS encoding TonB-dependent hemoglobin/transferrin/lactoferrin family receptor, with protein sequence MRLSSAFALQPLWIALCLNPSLVQAESPKNATRLNAVTVSATRSEQKISEVPSVVSVHTEQEIDQQNIKNIQDLIRYEPGLSVGGTNSRFGLSGINIRGMGGNRVLTQMDGVSVADSFSFGGFLSAQRDYIDLDTIKQVEIIRGPASSLYGSDALGGAVSFVSKDAQDYLADGKNHFFRLKTGYDGSDDSWLRSATLAGQSGDLDALVHIGRRSGQATDSHSKTGGIGNARGKSNPQEYTRDNLLAKLGWQLNEQHRLQFTYDRFAQDTDTNVLTNYSLTATTRTQQAKDTTERERFSLQHEWQLDQPWLDRLTTQLSQQTSDTRQKTYEDRVSRGAASFRSRDSKYQEKLWVLNSLAQTEFAWGATAHQLSYGLEIKRNKNRDARLGQETLLSTGISKPMLPVSDFPDPTTSEYALFAQDRIQWGQWTFLPGLRYDYYKMQPHATKRYLNSQAQDANPSTFTDSMLSPKLGVTYQLNPQHSLYGQYAAGYRAPQAVQIFGEFENPGMYRTLANTRLKAETSDSFELGLRANYALGNLDLAVFYNRYDDFIEQVSRPSNKPGYPFGEFQYINQDRVTIYGAELKGELFLDEVGFSEGWLARSSLAYARGKDKKSGQPLNSVDPLKAVFGLGYEQPNGTFGGDLNWTLVAAKNRVNTEQLPSQFKTAGYGVLDLNGWWQMSEQLQINAGLYNLTNKRYWHWADMRGLSQQTGDINSARFSQPGRYAAVNLVWEM
- a CDS encoding FecCD family ABC transporter permease — encoded protein: MIRDRGIFIGLTGLLLIVFLLSLALGPVSLAFEHVLKSLGYLLGIYAEADAAQQQANLIIGQIRLPRTLLGLAVGAVLALSGVAMQGLFRNPLADPGLIGVSSGAALGAAVAIVGTTLVSVDIPLLWQPYVLSICALTGGLVITAMVYRLGRRDGQTHVATMLLAGIALAALAGALIGLFTYLADDATLRSLTFWNLGSLNGASYVRLWPLLIITIGVALWLPRRAKALNALLLGESEARHLGINTEQLKRELVFITALGVGAAVAAAGMIGFIGLVVPHLLRLIVGPDHRLLLPASALAGASLLLLADLIARLALAPAELPIGIVTALIGAPFFLYLLLRSRI
- a CDS encoding energy transducer TonB, which translates into the protein MFKVLAYILLSCAVHAWLWLSLSLPAVSASATQARVAPIALHVPSMQAALTVQESQAPAKPVSPASPATAKVQSKPVVKPAPAAPKAAEPKLKTAERQERVNHAAAPRSVAQSTQPITTHRAGRAPTAAALNSVSAKTSTPAKPIEVLSQQPRFKHQPKPPVYPASAKRKNQQGQVLVEVRLTAQGQQQELRIIQSSGVSSLDQAALNAVRGWQFLPELRQGLPVASRVQVPVNFTLNHRR
- a CDS encoding heme/hemin ABC transporter substrate-binding protein → MKRFTCLLAGIGSLLAIPAALADDSVSRIISAGGSLSEWVVELGAENRLVGVDTTSSHPKQLTQLPSVGYQRQLAAEGVLALKPQLVLGTEEMGPPPVLEQLAAAGVKVQILPSDADLSVLNANLLRLGELLQAKDAADQAWQQFEQQLTQATPKATVNKPKMLMLFGAQHGSPLVAGKNTVAHWLIEQVGAENLAQHRGYKALSNEALLGLNPEVLVIADRSAEQQHALTTMLSSLPSLAKTQAVQHQQVISMDPTLLVGGLGPRLPAEVARWSQIIYPALSQQNSQ
- a CDS encoding hemin-degrading factor, which gives rise to MQTTLATVAAEEQMQNLTGPELYQAWQQLKQTHPRLRARDVAETLGVTEAELVASRLGVDTVRLRPQWKTLLPALAGLGKIMALTRNQDCVHERKGVYRETSIMPNEKMGLVVSADIDLRLFLSGWSSVFAIAEATAQGVQRSIQFFDHQGVAVHKVFLTEDSDVVALERLIHDFTAAEQTAELQLKPKPPAVVELPDTQIDQDRLQQKWSELKDTHHFYALLQKHQVTRTQALRLAGSQWAEELPVEAIAQVFERAAEQQVPIMVFVSNRHCVQIHSGPVSNLRWVGDWFNVLDPEFNLHLKVNAIKQLWRVRKPSTDGLITSWEAFDSAGNLIVQLFGARKPGIPELASWRAIAEQTPALEA